A stretch of the Aminipila terrae genome encodes the following:
- a CDS encoding lantibiotic immunity ABC transporter MutG family permease subunit → MNNFTHCIQSSFYKVLHSRILWLHIIVPVLGISVFGGYFSYSPWGENDKIFGFIQAVIVAFPLMIAIAVSMLDEQEANAGNYHGILAAPYSKIISHIGNFIAISVLGLCASIFTVFGFGIIFHLMGYTAYPITLFLKLSLLVFALNFGVYIIQYMISFAFGKGISLGFGIMGTLLSCLLYYGLADGFWQYIPFGWGIRISAYYLFKVTNPQAFNTVMLDYRAGSLTMIIMTVVFMVCFVIWSKNWQGQRYKSE, encoded by the coding sequence ATGAATAATTTTACTCATTGTATTCAGTCGAGCTTTTATAAAGTATTACATTCCAGAATTTTGTGGCTGCATATAATAGTGCCAGTTCTTGGAATCAGTGTGTTTGGGGGATATTTTTCATATTCACCATGGGGGGAGAATGATAAAATATTTGGATTTATTCAGGCAGTAATTGTAGCTTTTCCATTGATGATTGCAATTGCTGTATCCATGTTAGATGAACAGGAGGCAAATGCCGGCAATTATCATGGAATACTGGCTGCACCTTATTCAAAGATTATTTCTCATATAGGAAATTTTATAGCAATTTCAGTTTTAGGATTATGTGCAAGTATTTTTACAGTCTTTGGTTTTGGGATTATATTTCATTTAATGGGATATACAGCATATCCTATAACTTTATTTTTAAAATTATCTCTTTTAGTTTTTGCTTTAAATTTTGGAGTATACATTATACAATATATGATAAGTTTTGCTTTTGGAAAGGGAATATCTCTGGGCTTTGGTATAATGGGAACTTTGCTCAGCTGTTTACTATATTATGGGTTAGCGGATGGGTTCTGGCAGTATATACCTTTCGGATGGGGGATAAGGATTTCAGCCTATTATTTATTTAAAGTAACAAATCCACAGGCTTTCAACACTGTTATGCTTGATTACAGAGCTGGATCTTTAACTATGATTATAATGACAGTAGTTTTTATGGTATGCTT